The genomic window AGAAGAGTAGCTATTTAAGTCTGAAATGGCAAGAtacagttttaattttataaataagtGCCcgtttgaattaattttttgcattccagttttcttccttattaGTACGGCAGTATATAAGGTGCTGTTTGCAGCACCgctgcagggagagggcagACACTGTCAGTGCCCCCAGAATGGCAGCAAACTTGAGAACAAAGCACCTTAGGAACCATTCAGCTGTTTTGCTAATTAACTCCAGCGAACACTGAGACGACATCGGAGATGTGCAGGTTGTCCCGTAATTGTGTGAAATGATTCCTTTGCAGGCAGTTTATACTCTGGTGTCTCTCTACAAGCAGTACGCCAATCTTCTTGGGAAAATGAATTCAGAAGAGGTGGATGCAATCTGGCAGGTGGTAATAGGAGCCAGAGTTGATGTAAGCAATTGTCTCCCTTCCGTCAGCAATCTGCCTCTTAAAACTCTGCTCAGAAAGTTCTCATCTCACTCGCTCACCCTTTCACTATTTGGAAGAGCGTTCAGATACTGGTACATCTAGTTAAGTCATGCTTTGTTTTACTCCCAGATGACAGCAAAACAGCAGGAGTACCTCAGGCTGGAGTCCAGCTGGATGACCGCGTTGCGTCTTTCAGAGATGGCAGCAGAAGCTGCATATCAATCGGGTAAGCACAAATTGATAGACTCAAGAGTTTCTTTCCCCTAGCATTTAGACAGTATTTATTGAATGAGAAAGGAGTTGAGACATAGAATATAAATTCAGTTAAAATACCGATTTAGAACAGGTGCCTGGTTTTTAGAGATGTTGAGCACTTAAACTCTTTCATCGGCTACAGGTCTAGTAGAAGCTTTCTGAGAACTGGGCCTGGAACTTCACATGTGGTTTAGATCAAGACAAAAGGTGTTTGAGGGAagtgttttgtcatttttaaattcagtgGGGAAATGTGGTTCTAGGAGCCACAGAAATAAGGCTACCTAGGGCGTCCAGCAGGTCTTTTTAAGCTGGATTGACTTTTATTAGAGAgtgaaaacatttgcttttcactcaggaaagattaattttggtcttttctccctgtATGCACACTTTCACAAAAAGTGTAGAGACTTCATAGCTCCGAGATGCACTTACGAGCTGACTTACAGTAAATTGGCAAACTTACTGgaatggggaagggaaggaaactGGTGAACGTATAGGAACATCTGAACTCTCTAAGTGCCTGAAAAAGAATCTGTAGGAGCACGAGAGAAGGGATTTCGAGTtcagcagtgctacagactttCCCACTGCTGGTACCtgctgggacaggacaaggactGGAAGTTTCTGGCACGTGGCTGGGCTGGTCTTAGTCCTGAGACTCACTGGCACGAGCCGATGGCTCTAATTGGAGTCTGGCTGTAGCTCAGTGGTTGGGAAGAATCCCAGATGGCCAAAAATAATCTCAAAGTACGCCTGTTGTTGCTTAAGGTAAAGGAACAGTAAATGCATTTAACGTTAATATAGCCCAAGAGCCATTGAAGCACTTTGCAAAGCAGGTAATTATAGGCAGTCACTTCTTTAATTGCAGGTTTGATGAGTGCTCCTCTAACCCGCTGTATgtaaataattacttttcagGCGCAGACCAGGCCTCGGTGACTGCCCGCAGCCACATTCAGCTTGTGAAGTCACAGGTGCAAGAAGTGCGACAGCTCTCCCAGAAAGCAGAGACCAAGTTAGCTGAAGCTCAAACAGAAGAGCTCATAAAGGCTCAGGGAGAGGAGTCTTCATTGCCACAGGGTGTTTTAGGAAGTACGGAGGCGGGCGAGGACCCCTACCTTCGAGAGGACTGAAAAAAACTTCAGTGGCACAGCACAATATGTGAGAGTCGATCATGAATTGAAGGATCCCAAACTGTGGGATAGTGGGAAACTGCTGAAATAAGCCTAtgattccatttttttcccctccaaacaGGATTGCTTTACAAATCAAGTCAATTCCAAGCGTCTGAAAGGCCCTGATCTTGTTTGTAACTTATGTTTGTAATACTTATGGATTCAGTTATTTAAGTGTTTAACTATGCAAATGTGAAAACTGCTATCAAGGATAGCTTGTTAATTGTCTCTCTGCTGGGAGGGTCCTACCGCTTGTTTGATGCATTGGTGAGGGCACTCTAAAAATAGAGGCTACCTAGGTATCAGCCAAAGAAGCGTAGCGATAAGTCGTTATTTTTAACCTGTGAAGTAAATTACGTCTGTTGGGAGGTACTTGTATTAAAGTGTGTACAAGCATCTCTTGTGGGTGTGCCTGTTCAGGTAAGAGATTAAGGGCTGTTCTCTGTTAAACTAAAAAGGTTTAAACAGAGCCGAGGCTGACAGCTGCAAATTGCACACAGGAACCATTTGCTGTAGAGCTGAACACTTGTATGGAGTTACCCAGGCTGCTCTTACTGACGTTTTGCAGTGCAGTGTAGCAGCCTCTTCCACCCAAGAGTCACCTCTTGTAACGCTCCCCAGGAAGCAAAGGGAGATTCGGTTTTCAAGATACTGTGGTTATAAACAAAGTTGCTGTGGCAACTGCTGTgtatttcttcagaaagcagTGAGAAAGTGAGGGTTTTTTACCTATTTGAATGCTTTCCAGCACaagtttcaggaaaataatcttAACTCTCTCTTTTTGCAAGCCTAATGATTCATGATTCACCGCAGGCCTGAAAACCACAGGTGTCTTTTCACTGTGTTCATTTTCTAACTTACCAGCTTCACACGAAACATGCAGTGTTAAGTTAAGCTGAGATTGCTTTGCAGAACAGCATCCACTAGAACTTCATCACTGCTGATTTGAGTCAGTTAATTTATCAAGTTTTGTAAGAAAACACACATTGACCGTAGGTTTTTCACCACGGTTTAGCATCTGATGTACCGTCACTCTCGAGGTTCCTGATACTGAGTTGCGCTTGACTAGGAATTTTCTCAGCTGTAGCACGGGCCTTCCTGATCTCGCCTGCCTTCTGCGCAAATGCAATCTCAGCTGCACAGCGCTGTGTGTTTATAGATTAAATAGTAAAGAAATGCACAAACTGCCTTTCCTCGCTCCTGTTCCTCACTGGGTGCTGCTGTAGCCAAGGAGGGTGGCACAGTCTGGAATTAAAGCTCCCAGGATGATGACTGTGGTGCCAGTGGTCAGGAGGTCCCAAACGGGGCTTTGGAAAAACCCTGCTGTCAGGAGAGGATTATTTGTAGCAGTGGTGCAACCAGACCCTCAAGAACCAAACGCAACTTCAGGTCAGCCTCTAACCACAACTGTTCCAattttttcagtgctgcagcTTAAGAACTTCTGCCAAGCCACTGACCCAAATACCTGTATGGGTTGTGTTCCTTACAGGATGCCACAGCAACAACTGAGATGTTTGCACGACAGAGCTGCAGCTCAGGACAGATAAGCACTGCCACGGGTCTACAAAGCAGCTCATTCTTCCCCTCTCAGAGCCTGCTCCCAGCAACCATGTTGCCCACTTCCTATTTTGCTGTAGGCGCTGGTTTTACTTCCCGTGACACAGACTGTACCAGGCACAGTGAATCTTCAGATGTGACAGGAACCTACTCATCAGTTTAGCCAAATCACAGTGAGGAGCACTGAGTGGCTCCACATCACCCCCAAAACGTGGTGCAAACCCCACACACCTTTATTAGGAAGTGAGAGAGCCCATACACCTGAATCCACAACAGACATGACATCATGCTCGACTTACTGAGTTTGCATTTGGAACTATCTAGTGGATCAGAAAAACGCTGCCACAGCAGTTCCCAGGGTGCCACGGTCACCGCTCTGTCCTGTCTCTTCTCTAGAACACCCAGCGGTGCCCAGGGAACAGCGCCCAGAAATGAGGATCTGCCGCTGGTACTCAGCCTAGTTTACAAAGCCAACACAAACTATAGAGACAATTCCTCAGGTACAACTAATTCAGCTATTTAATCCCTTgtgagggctgcagggaggaagcaGGAGCAGCTCATGCCCCATCACGCTGACGACGGCCCCTAGGAAGAACAATATTTTTAGGCAAACCTGCTCACATCTGGAATGTTAACAGCTGGTGTGAGAGTGGCAGCTGCTCCCGCAGGAGCCTGGGTCACACTGTAGTGCAAAGCTACAACTACACCGGGAAGCCCAGGTAGCAAGGGATCAAACGAGGACGAGCAGCACTGCCCCGAGTCCCTGAGGTCGTACAGCACTGCACCACCCTGCTGGAAGGCAGAGCAGCCCACCTGCCCCCAGAGCTCCTCACACCTCTGGTCTCCATCTGCAGTACAAACCAGGGAAACCCCAGAAACACTTTCTGGGCACCTCTGAAAGCCCCGACTCCCATCTGGCGAGCAGCGAACACTGAGCAGCTGGCAGTAGACAGCAATGACACCAGCGCACCACCGATTGCTCCGCTTTCTGTAATCACACACTTCCTCTCCATCCACTAGCTTGTCCTAAAACTTCCAGGCTGCTTCCTGCTCGCGCAGCACAGCAGCTT from Phaenicophaeus curvirostris isolate KB17595 chromosome 17, BPBGC_Pcur_1.0, whole genome shotgun sequence includes these protein-coding regions:
- the DIABLO gene encoding diablo IAP-binding mitochondrial protein; translation: MSAGRRWLWSCCSLLRQRLPALAPVRRRCPSSITGRWHHMVGVGLGVALCAVPVVEKQNSISLSNDALIKRAVSLVTDSTSTLLSQTTYALIEALTEYTKAVYTLVSLYKQYANLLGKMNSEEVDAIWQVVIGARVDMTAKQQEYLRLESSWMTALRLSEMAAEAAYQSGADQASVTARSHIQLVKSQVQEVRQLSQKAETKLAEAQTEELIKAQGEESSLPQGVLGSTEAGEDPYLRED